In Bacteroidota bacterium, one DNA window encodes the following:
- the alaS gene encoding alanine--tRNA ligase, with protein MTSSEIRQSFLDFFKSKGHTVVPSAPVIPHGDRTLLFTNAGMNQFKDVFLGEGVRPYTRAADTQKCLRVSGKHNDLEEVGHDTYHHTLFEMLGNWSFGDYYKKEAIAWAWELLTKVWGLDKTRLYATVFETDDEAARLWAEVTDIDPTHIQKFGAKDNFWEMGETGPCGPCSEIHYDKTPDKSGGPLVNAGSPDVVEIWNLVFIQHNRQPDGSLEDLPAKHVDTGMGFERVCAVMQNKYSNYDTDVFSPYIKWMSEKSGIPYNSDELQDRGMTDIAMRVIADHVRALSCAIADGALPGNEGRGYVLRRILRRAARYGRKLGFTQPFICELSGVVAQVMGVAFPELRERKDLVFKVIKAEEDSFNTTLDRGLAMFDDITASGKKTIAGDDAFKLYDTFGFPIDLTQVLAGERALTVDMKRFAELLDEQKERSKRVHAAKKHHEIASTESLNVSSEFLGYDVMAAEAKVIFAHDDLVVLDKTPFYAESGGQISDVGILMISGDPYKVVDVRKLAGGTAIGHVIEREEAIITEGASVTAEVDTIRRYDIMRNHSATHLAHSALRLILGEHVHQAGSLVTEDRLRFDFSHYQKVSDEELRDIEALVNEKIREATPLVHHRNIPFDDAKKMGALMFFGDKYGTHVNVVDFGPFSREFCGGTHVPNTAEIGLFKFVHEGSIASGTRRIEAVTGRGIERYISEKLATITDLTAERERLEEEKRKLEKEIARLNLASRKDEASSIVGSTAVLEGTKIRLSTKLVASSDGEEFKSFAEMVQSSMGSGAVIVLGSEIDGKASLVALVSDDVAKEKKIQAGKLVGAVAEIVGGKGGGRPNFAQAGGKDPSKLSEALAAAGGIIRGMLS; from the coding sequence ATGACCTCGAGCGAGATCAGACAGAGCTTTTTGGATTTCTTCAAATCGAAGGGACATACCGTCGTCCCGAGCGCGCCCGTCATTCCGCACGGCGACCGTACGCTGCTCTTTACGAACGCCGGAATGAACCAGTTCAAGGATGTCTTCCTCGGCGAGGGAGTTCGGCCCTATACGCGCGCGGCGGATACGCAGAAATGTTTGCGTGTCTCGGGCAAGCACAACGATCTCGAAGAAGTCGGTCACGACACCTATCATCACACGCTCTTCGAGATGCTCGGCAACTGGAGCTTCGGAGACTACTACAAGAAGGAAGCGATCGCCTGGGCATGGGAGCTCCTGACGAAAGTATGGGGGCTTGATAAAACCCGCCTCTACGCAACGGTCTTCGAGACCGATGATGAAGCGGCTCGATTATGGGCGGAGGTAACCGATATCGACCCCACCCATATTCAGAAGTTCGGCGCAAAAGATAATTTTTGGGAGATGGGCGAGACGGGGCCGTGCGGACCGTGTTCGGAGATTCACTATGACAAGACGCCGGATAAATCCGGCGGTCCGCTTGTCAATGCCGGCTCGCCGGACGTTGTCGAGATTTGGAATCTCGTGTTCATTCAGCACAATCGTCAACCCGACGGATCGCTGGAGGACCTTCCGGCAAAGCACGTCGATACGGGCATGGGCTTCGAGCGCGTCTGCGCCGTGATGCAGAACAAATACTCGAATTACGATACCGATGTGTTCTCGCCGTACATCAAGTGGATGTCGGAGAAATCTGGAATCCCCTATAATTCTGATGAACTGCAAGATAGAGGGATGACAGATATTGCGATGCGTGTGATCGCCGATCACGTCAGAGCGCTCAGCTGTGCCATCGCCGACGGAGCCTTGCCCGGCAACGAAGGGCGCGGATATGTATTGCGTCGTATTCTTCGACGCGCTGCCCGCTATGGCAGAAAGCTTGGGTTTACGCAGCCGTTCATTTGTGAATTGTCCGGTGTCGTCGCACAAGTGATGGGTGTTGCATTCCCAGAACTTCGCGAGCGAAAAGATCTTGTCTTCAAGGTGATCAAGGCCGAAGAAGATAGCTTCAATACAACGCTCGACCGTGGTCTTGCAATGTTCGACGATATTACCGCCAGTGGGAAGAAGACGATCGCCGGAGACGATGCGTTCAAACTCTACGATACGTTCGGTTTCCCGATCGATCTGACACAGGTGCTCGCCGGTGAACGAGCGCTTACTGTCGATATGAAGCGTTTCGCCGAGCTGCTCGACGAGCAGAAGGAGCGTAGCAAACGTGTGCATGCGGCAAAAAAGCACCACGAGATTGCCAGCACGGAATCGCTCAATGTGTCGTCCGAATTCCTCGGCTACGATGTGATGGCCGCCGAGGCGAAGGTTATCTTTGCGCACGACGATCTGGTCGTCCTCGACAAGACGCCATTCTATGCGGAGTCCGGCGGACAGATTTCGGACGTCGGAATTCTGATGATCAGCGGTGACCCGTACAAGGTCGTCGACGTCCGCAAGCTCGCCGGCGGTACGGCTATCGGACATGTGATCGAGCGTGAAGAGGCGATTATTACCGAAGGTGCGTCTGTGACGGCCGAGGTCGATACGATCCGCCGCTACGACATCATGCGCAATCATTCCGCGACGCATCTGGCTCACTCCGCGCTGCGCCTTATTCTTGGCGAACATGTCCATCAGGCCGGTTCGCTCGTGACGGAGGATCGGCTTCGATTCGACTTCTCGCATTATCAAAAAGTCAGCGACGAAGAACTGCGAGACATCGAAGCGCTCGTCAACGAGAAAATTCGTGAGGCGACCCCGCTCGTGCATCATCGCAACATTCCGTTCGACGATGCAAAGAAGATGGGTGCGCTCATGTTCTTCGGCGACAAGTACGGGACACACGTGAATGTGGTTGACTTCGGTCCGTTCTCACGCGAGTTTTGCGGTGGGACCCATGTTCCGAACACAGCTGAGATCGGCCTGTTCAAATTTGTGCATGAAGGCAGCATTGCCAGCGGAACCCGACGTATTGAGGCTGTTACCGGCCGGGGCATCGAGCGGTATATCAGCGAGAAGCTTGCAACGATCACCGACCTGACGGCTGAGCGTGAACGACTCGAAGAAGAGAAACGAAAGCTCGAGAAGGAGATCGCCCGGCTAAATCTTGCGTCGCGCAAGGACGAAGCCTCCTCGATCGTCGGATCGACCGCTGTGCTCGAAGGCACGAAGATTCGTCTTTCGACGAAGCTCGTTGCCTCGAGTGATGGGGAAGAATTCAAGTCGTTTGCAGAGATGGTACAGTCGTCGATGGGCAGCGGGGCGGTAATCGTACTTGGCTCCGAGATCGACGGCAAGGCGTCGCTTGTCGCGCTTGTCAGCGATGATGTCGCCAAAGAGAAAAAGATCCAGGCAGGGAAGCTCGTCGGAGCGGTCGCCGAAATCGTGGGCGGCAAAGGAGGCGGCAGGCCAAACTTTGCACAAGCGGGCGGGAAGGATCCTTCGAAGCTATCGGAAGCTCTTGCAGCGGCCGGAGGAATTATTCGAGGAATGCTATCGTAA